Proteins co-encoded in one Camelus bactrianus isolate YW-2024 breed Bactrian camel chromosome 6, ASM4877302v1, whole genome shotgun sequence genomic window:
- the FAM161B gene encoding protein FAM161B isoform X1 encodes MTVGRPAGASDGAQWSRQIFPPKSSSDTEAEEELSGDGLVLPRAGKLSEFLSSEEETDSTSDSSGSFYETLQALRQKGRWCLLESLCPSDPGSGESLSEDDEDLESFFQDKGRGKPQVQCPPSPRSGSMRRCSSLSNLPSDVPKVQAQPPLGSRPPSQHRSISSWASSITVPQPFRMTLREARKKAQWLASPASFEHERQQAQKQGQEEAECHRQFRAQPVPAHVYLPLYEEIMERSEARRQAGIQKRKELLLSSLRPFSFLEKEEQRKKVAQQRDLATTVKAKVPRQKATRRIPKSILEPALGDKLQEAELLRKIRIQMRALDMLQTASSPIASSRSRTDPRPRTASRTQEEKLGFLHTDFGFQPRVNPAVPDYEGLYKAFQKRAAKRRDTREVTRNKPFLLRTASPRRTQRPCDAAASEGRRESPQPPATPLPRSHSLSGLASLSANTLPVHITDATRRRESAVRISLEKKDKANESTHWLEMHKKKCQSISKSVTLRAKAMDPHKSLEEVFKAKLKENRNNDHKRAKEYKKELEEMRKRIQVRPYLFEQVTKDLARKEAEQRYRDTLKQAGLDEDFVRNKGQGHRALQRREQSEVHDCPSINETTKLGIRNPQQDLEESLEPPTNPKKELEELS; translated from the exons aTATTTCCCCCCAAATCCTCCTCAGACACAGAGGCAGAAGAGGAGCTGTCTGGGGATGGGCTGGTTTTGCCCAGGGCTGGCAAGCTCAGTGAGTTCCTCAgctcagaggaggaaacagattcTACTTCTGACTCAAGTGGGAGCTTTTACGAGACCCTGCAGGCTCTAAGGCAAAAGGGCAGGTGGTGCCTTTTGGAATCCCTTTGTCCATCTGACCCAGGCAGTGGTGAGAGCCTCTCTGAAGATGATGAGGACCTGGAGAGTTTCTTCCAAGACAAAGGCAGGGGGAAGCCGCAGGTGCAGTGCCCTCCGTCTCCAAG GTCTGGCTCCATGAGGCGCTGCAGCTCCTTGAGCAACCTGCCCTCCGACGTTCCCAAGGTTCAGGCTCAGCCACCCTTGggctccaggcctccctcccagcACAGAAGCATCAGTTCCTGGGCTTCATCCATCACCGTCCCTCAACCGTTCCGCATGACGCTGCGTGAGGCCAGGAAGAAGGCCCAGTggctggcctctcctgcctcctttgaGCATGAGAGGCAGCAAGCCCAGAAGCAGGGCCAGGAGGAGGCCGAGTGCCACCGGCAGTTCCGGGCACAGCCTGTGCCTGCGCACGTCTACCTGCCCCTCTACGAGGAGATCATGGAGCGCAGCGAGGCCCGAAGGCAGGCAGGGATCCAGAAGAGGAAGGAGCTGCTTCTCTCTTCCTTGAGGCCCTTCagcttcctggagaaggaggaGCAGCGAAAGAAAGTCGCTCAACAGAGGGACTTGGCCACCACAGTTAAGGCCAAAGTCCCCAGGCAGAAGGCCACCAGAAGGATCCCCAAGTCCATTCTGGAGCCAGCCCTCGGGGACAAACTCCAGG AAGCTGAGCTCTTGAGGAAAATTCGCATCCAAATGAGAGCCCTGGACATGCTCCAGACAGCCTCCTCCCCCATCGCCTCCTCCAGGAGCCGGACTGACCCACGGCCTCGAACAGCCTCCCGAACCCAGGAGGAAAAGCTTGGCTTTCTGCATACTGACTTTGGATTCCAGCCTCGGGTGAATCCTGCTGTTCCTGACTATGAGGGCCTTTACAAGGCCTTCCAGAAAAGAGCTGCCAAGAGAAGAGACACCCGGGAGGTGACTCGCAACAAGCCCTTCTTGCTGAGAACCGCCAGCCCGCGTCGCACTCAGAGGCCCTGTGATGCCGCTGCCTCTGAAGGAAGGAGG GAATCTCCACAGCCACCTGCCACACCCCTGCCAAGGAGTCATTCTCTGAGTGGCCTTGCTTCCCTCTCTGCTAACACCCTTCCTGTGCACATCACAGACGCCACCAGGAGGAGGGAATCTGCAGTCAG AATTTCACttgaaaaaaaggacaaagcaaATGAGAGTACTCACTGGTTGGAGATGCACAAAAAGAAGTGTCAATCAATATCTAAATCCGTGACCTTGCGTGCAAAAGCCATGGATCCCCATAAAAGTCTGGAGGAGGTGTTCAAAGCAAAGCTGAAAGAGAATCG GAACAATGACCATAAAAGAGCAAAAGAGTATAAGAAAGAATTGGAGGAAATGAGGAAGAGAATACAAGTAAGGCCCTATCTCTTCGAACAAGTTACCAAG GACCTTGCCAGGAAGGAAGCAGAACAGCGGTATCGAGACACCCTGAAGCAGGCTGGGCTGGACGAAGACTTTGTGAGGAACAAGGGTCAGGGTCACCGGGCTTTACAACGGAGGGAGCAGTCAGAAGTCCATGATTGTCCCAG CATTAATGAAACTACAAAACTCGGCATCAGGAATCCACAGCAGGATTTAGAAGAATCTCTAGAACCGCCTACAAACCCCAAGAAAGAACTGGAGGAGCTGTCTTAG
- the FAM161B gene encoding protein FAM161B isoform X2, translating to MTVGRPAGASDGAQWSRQIFPPKSSSDTEAEEELSGDGLVLPRAGKLSEFLSSEEETDSTSDSSGSFYETLQALRQKGRWCLLESLCPSDPGSGESLSEDDEDLESFFQDKGRGKPQVQCPPSPRSGSMRRCSSLSNLPSDVPKVQAQPPLGSRPPSQHRSISSWASSITVPQPFRMTLREARKKAQWLASPASFEHERQQAQKQGQEEAECHRQFRAQPVPAHVYLPLYEEIMERSEARRQAGIQKRKELLLSSLRPFSFLEKEEQRKKVAQQRDLATTVKAKVPRQKATRRIPKSILEPALGDKLQEAELLRKIRIQMRALDMLQTASSPIASSRSRTDPRPRTASRTQEEKLGFLHTDFGFQPRVNPAVPDYEGLYKAFQKRAAKRRDTREVTRNKPFLLRTASPRRTQRPCDAAASEGRRESPQPPATPLPRSHSLSGLASLSANTLPVHITDATRRRESAVRISLEKKDKANESTHWLEMHKKKCQSISKSVTLRAKAMDPHKSLEEVFKAKLKENRNNDHKRAKEYKKELEEMRKRIQVRPYLFEQVTKDLARKEAEQRYRDTLKQAGLDEDFVRNKGQGHRALQRREQSEVHDCPRFTYPPQRQRTQMLLNHTTATHKK from the exons aTATTTCCCCCCAAATCCTCCTCAGACACAGAGGCAGAAGAGGAGCTGTCTGGGGATGGGCTGGTTTTGCCCAGGGCTGGCAAGCTCAGTGAGTTCCTCAgctcagaggaggaaacagattcTACTTCTGACTCAAGTGGGAGCTTTTACGAGACCCTGCAGGCTCTAAGGCAAAAGGGCAGGTGGTGCCTTTTGGAATCCCTTTGTCCATCTGACCCAGGCAGTGGTGAGAGCCTCTCTGAAGATGATGAGGACCTGGAGAGTTTCTTCCAAGACAAAGGCAGGGGGAAGCCGCAGGTGCAGTGCCCTCCGTCTCCAAG GTCTGGCTCCATGAGGCGCTGCAGCTCCTTGAGCAACCTGCCCTCCGACGTTCCCAAGGTTCAGGCTCAGCCACCCTTGggctccaggcctccctcccagcACAGAAGCATCAGTTCCTGGGCTTCATCCATCACCGTCCCTCAACCGTTCCGCATGACGCTGCGTGAGGCCAGGAAGAAGGCCCAGTggctggcctctcctgcctcctttgaGCATGAGAGGCAGCAAGCCCAGAAGCAGGGCCAGGAGGAGGCCGAGTGCCACCGGCAGTTCCGGGCACAGCCTGTGCCTGCGCACGTCTACCTGCCCCTCTACGAGGAGATCATGGAGCGCAGCGAGGCCCGAAGGCAGGCAGGGATCCAGAAGAGGAAGGAGCTGCTTCTCTCTTCCTTGAGGCCCTTCagcttcctggagaaggaggaGCAGCGAAAGAAAGTCGCTCAACAGAGGGACTTGGCCACCACAGTTAAGGCCAAAGTCCCCAGGCAGAAGGCCACCAGAAGGATCCCCAAGTCCATTCTGGAGCCAGCCCTCGGGGACAAACTCCAGG AAGCTGAGCTCTTGAGGAAAATTCGCATCCAAATGAGAGCCCTGGACATGCTCCAGACAGCCTCCTCCCCCATCGCCTCCTCCAGGAGCCGGACTGACCCACGGCCTCGAACAGCCTCCCGAACCCAGGAGGAAAAGCTTGGCTTTCTGCATACTGACTTTGGATTCCAGCCTCGGGTGAATCCTGCTGTTCCTGACTATGAGGGCCTTTACAAGGCCTTCCAGAAAAGAGCTGCCAAGAGAAGAGACACCCGGGAGGTGACTCGCAACAAGCCCTTCTTGCTGAGAACCGCCAGCCCGCGTCGCACTCAGAGGCCCTGTGATGCCGCTGCCTCTGAAGGAAGGAGG GAATCTCCACAGCCACCTGCCACACCCCTGCCAAGGAGTCATTCTCTGAGTGGCCTTGCTTCCCTCTCTGCTAACACCCTTCCTGTGCACATCACAGACGCCACCAGGAGGAGGGAATCTGCAGTCAG AATTTCACttgaaaaaaaggacaaagcaaATGAGAGTACTCACTGGTTGGAGATGCACAAAAAGAAGTGTCAATCAATATCTAAATCCGTGACCTTGCGTGCAAAAGCCATGGATCCCCATAAAAGTCTGGAGGAGGTGTTCAAAGCAAAGCTGAAAGAGAATCG GAACAATGACCATAAAAGAGCAAAAGAGTATAAGAAAGAATTGGAGGAAATGAGGAAGAGAATACAAGTAAGGCCCTATCTCTTCGAACAAGTTACCAAG GACCTTGCCAGGAAGGAAGCAGAACAGCGGTATCGAGACACCCTGAAGCAGGCTGGGCTGGACGAAGACTTTGTGAGGAACAAGGGTCAGGGTCACCGGGCTTTACAACGGAGGGAGCAGTCAGAAGTCCATGATTGTCCCAG attcACTTACCCACCCCAGAGACAAAGAACACAAATGCTACTCAATCATACTACTGCTACTCAcaagaaatga